In one Fundulus heteroclitus isolate FHET01 chromosome 3, MU-UCD_Fhet_4.1, whole genome shotgun sequence genomic region, the following are encoded:
- the si:ch73-54f23.4 gene encoding zinc-binding protein A33 isoform X1, producing the protein MYQNHIKDTNNNCSKSLLCENKAKLVQAIKRIKHEVDECREAERETYSDSVEIENRFDGLEREIRAEFQNLHRFLEEEENEDLERLRRERQKQLKRLKEREKKIEAQGRDLERAIAVLNSKLAEEDSPKLLKEIQDLIKRSQVHFILPAEVDTEVHSGWFVGPIQYRIWKHMKSCLYPNITSVRFDPETAHPNLSLSQSCTSVWFSDDKDTSEVQANPRRFNYYYCLLGHQGFTTGRHYWEVEVGYKTAWRLGVAREDVPRGEMAATGTSVGLWTLAYKSGSLLACTDPKPTKVTVSARLVRIGVFLDCEGEEVTFYNAVTMAPIYTFSTGTVTVPLFPFFNPCDTDDGKNSAPIAIFSPSL; encoded by the exons ATGTACCAGAACCACATCAAAGACAcaaacaacaactgcagcaagAGCCTTCTCTGTGAGAACAAG GCCAAGCTTGTTCAGGCTATTAAAAGAATCAAACATGAGGTAGACGaatgcagagaagcagagagagagacctACTCAGACTCAGTGGAAATAGAG AATAGATTTGACGGATTAGAGCGAGAAATCAGAGCCGAGTTTCAGAACCTCCATCGCTTcctggaagaggaggagaatgaGGACCTGGAAAGGCTGAGGAGGGAGAGACAGAAACAGCTGAAGCGGCTGAAGGAGCGAGAGAAGAAGATAGAAGCTCAAGGAAGGGACCTGGAGAGAGCGATAGCAGTGCTGAACAGCAAGCTGGCCGAGGAGGATAGTCCTAAACTGCTCAAA GAAATCCAGGATCTTATAAAAAG GTCTCAGGTCCACTTCATTCTTCCTGCAGAGGTGGACACAGAGGTCCACTCAGGTTGGTTTGTGGGTCCCATCCAATACAGGATATGGAAACACATGAAAAGCTGCCTCTACCCAA ATATTACGTCAGTGAGGTTTGACCCCGAGACCGCCCACCCTAATCTGTCCCTGTCTCAGTCCTGCACGTCTGTTTGGTTCAGTGACGATAAAGACACTTCAGAGGTCCAAGCCAACCCGCGTCGATTCAACTACTACTACTGTCTCCTGGGCCACCAGGGCTTTACCACCGGCCGACACtactgggaggtggaggtgggCTACAAAACAGCGTGGAGGTTGGGCGTGGCGCGGGAGGATGTTCCCAGAGGAGAGATGGCGGCGACGGGAACCTCCGTCGGCCTCTGGACGTTGGCCTACAAGAGCGGCTCCCTCCTGGCCTGCACGGATCCAAAACCCACCAAGGTCACCGTGTCCGCCCGGCTCGTTCGCATCGGCGTGTTCCTGGACTGCGAGGGGGAGGAGGTGACTTTCTACAACGCTGTAACCATGGCTCCGATTTACACTTTCTCCACAGGGACCGTCACGGTTCCCCTGTTTCCCTTCTTCAACCCGTGTGACACAGATGATGGAAAGAACTCAGCACCAATCGCAATCTTCAGCCCCTCGCTTTAG
- the si:ch73-54f23.4 gene encoding zinc-binding protein A33 isoform X2, whose translation MRFFFFSSLFKKLECTRTTSKTQTTTAARAFSVRTRFDGLEREIRAEFQNLHRFLEEEENEDLERLRRERQKQLKRLKEREKKIEAQGRDLERAIAVLNSKLAEEDSPKLLKEIQDLIKRSQVHFILPAEVDTEVHSGWFVGPIQYRIWKHMKSCLYPNITSVRFDPETAHPNLSLSQSCTSVWFSDDKDTSEVQANPRRFNYYYCLLGHQGFTTGRHYWEVEVGYKTAWRLGVAREDVPRGEMAATGTSVGLWTLAYKSGSLLACTDPKPTKVTVSARLVRIGVFLDCEGEEVTFYNAVTMAPIYTFSTGTVTVPLFPFFNPCDTDDGKNSAPIAIFSPSL comes from the exons ATGCGTTTCTTCTT cttcagctcCTTGTTCAAAAAACTGGAATGTACCAGAACCACATCAAAGACAcaaacaacaactgcagcaagAGCCTTCTCTGTGAGAACAAG ATTTGACGGATTAGAGCGAGAAATCAGAGCCGAGTTTCAGAACCTCCATCGCTTcctggaagaggaggagaatgaGGACCTGGAAAGGCTGAGGAGGGAGAGACAGAAACAGCTGAAGCGGCTGAAGGAGCGAGAGAAGAAGATAGAAGCTCAAGGAAGGGACCTGGAGAGAGCGATAGCAGTGCTGAACAGCAAGCTGGCCGAGGAGGATAGTCCTAAACTGCTCAAA GAAATCCAGGATCTTATAAAAAG GTCTCAGGTCCACTTCATTCTTCCTGCAGAGGTGGACACAGAGGTCCACTCAGGTTGGTTTGTGGGTCCCATCCAATACAGGATATGGAAACACATGAAAAGCTGCCTCTACCCAA ATATTACGTCAGTGAGGTTTGACCCCGAGACCGCCCACCCTAATCTGTCCCTGTCTCAGTCCTGCACGTCTGTTTGGTTCAGTGACGATAAAGACACTTCAGAGGTCCAAGCCAACCCGCGTCGATTCAACTACTACTACTGTCTCCTGGGCCACCAGGGCTTTACCACCGGCCGACACtactgggaggtggaggtgggCTACAAAACAGCGTGGAGGTTGGGCGTGGCGCGGGAGGATGTTCCCAGAGGAGAGATGGCGGCGACGGGAACCTCCGTCGGCCTCTGGACGTTGGCCTACAAGAGCGGCTCCCTCCTGGCCTGCACGGATCCAAAACCCACCAAGGTCACCGTGTCCGCCCGGCTCGTTCGCATCGGCGTGTTCCTGGACTGCGAGGGGGAGGAGGTGACTTTCTACAACGCTGTAACCATGGCTCCGATTTACACTTTCTCCACAGGGACCGTCACGGTTCCCCTGTTTCCCTTCTTCAACCCGTGTGACACAGATGATGGAAAGAACTCAGCACCAATCGCAATCTTCAGCCCCTCGCTTTAG
- the si:ch73-54f23.4 gene encoding zinc-binding protein A33 isoform X3 gives MYQNHIKDTNNNCSKSLLCENKNRFDGLEREIRAEFQNLHRFLEEEENEDLERLRRERQKQLKRLKEREKKIEAQGRDLERAIAVLNSKLAEEDSPKLLKEIQDLIKRSQVHFILPAEVDTEVHSGWFVGPIQYRIWKHMKSCLYPNITSVRFDPETAHPNLSLSQSCTSVWFSDDKDTSEVQANPRRFNYYYCLLGHQGFTTGRHYWEVEVGYKTAWRLGVAREDVPRGEMAATGTSVGLWTLAYKSGSLLACTDPKPTKVTVSARLVRIGVFLDCEGEEVTFYNAVTMAPIYTFSTGTVTVPLFPFFNPCDTDDGKNSAPIAIFSPSL, from the exons ATGTACCAGAACCACATCAAAGACAcaaacaacaactgcagcaagAGCCTTCTCTGTGAGAACAAG AATAGATTTGACGGATTAGAGCGAGAAATCAGAGCCGAGTTTCAGAACCTCCATCGCTTcctggaagaggaggagaatgaGGACCTGGAAAGGCTGAGGAGGGAGAGACAGAAACAGCTGAAGCGGCTGAAGGAGCGAGAGAAGAAGATAGAAGCTCAAGGAAGGGACCTGGAGAGAGCGATAGCAGTGCTGAACAGCAAGCTGGCCGAGGAGGATAGTCCTAAACTGCTCAAA GAAATCCAGGATCTTATAAAAAG GTCTCAGGTCCACTTCATTCTTCCTGCAGAGGTGGACACAGAGGTCCACTCAGGTTGGTTTGTGGGTCCCATCCAATACAGGATATGGAAACACATGAAAAGCTGCCTCTACCCAA ATATTACGTCAGTGAGGTTTGACCCCGAGACCGCCCACCCTAATCTGTCCCTGTCTCAGTCCTGCACGTCTGTTTGGTTCAGTGACGATAAAGACACTTCAGAGGTCCAAGCCAACCCGCGTCGATTCAACTACTACTACTGTCTCCTGGGCCACCAGGGCTTTACCACCGGCCGACACtactgggaggtggaggtgggCTACAAAACAGCGTGGAGGTTGGGCGTGGCGCGGGAGGATGTTCCCAGAGGAGAGATGGCGGCGACGGGAACCTCCGTCGGCCTCTGGACGTTGGCCTACAAGAGCGGCTCCCTCCTGGCCTGCACGGATCCAAAACCCACCAAGGTCACCGTGTCCGCCCGGCTCGTTCGCATCGGCGTGTTCCTGGACTGCGAGGGGGAGGAGGTGACTTTCTACAACGCTGTAACCATGGCTCCGATTTACACTTTCTCCACAGGGACCGTCACGGTTCCCCTGTTTCCCTTCTTCAACCCGTGTGACACAGATGATGGAAAGAACTCAGCACCAATCGCAATCTTCAGCCCCTCGCTTTAG